A stretch of DNA from Bacillus sp. NP157:
CAACTCGACATCCGGCAAGCGCTTCCGGTATTTCGGTGCGCTGTGGCAGCATCTCGAAGCCGGCGCTCCTGCCCTTGCCCGCGTACCCATGAATCCTGGCCAGTTGCCTTCCCAAATGACCCAGGCTCGCCTCTGGTTACGCCGTCGCGCCTCAGCAGAGTGCGGCAGGGTGACTGTGTGACCGTGCACGCATTCCAGCCAGATGGTCAGGCCGCCCGCGAGGGGGCGTTGGCCAGCCTCGGCCGGGAGCTGCCGGGCATTGCCGCCCTGGCGTTGCATGACGATATCAACGGCCAGTTTGCTTCCCACGCCGTGGCGCGCATGCGCGACGTCGGGATACTGTCGTCGGTGTTGCCTTTGGAGGAAGGCGGTGCCGGCCTCGGCACTGACAGGCATGCCACCGTCACCTTGTTCCACGTCCTTTCCCGCCTGGGCGCGGCCCACCTGTCGGCCGCGCGCCTCTTCGAGGGCCACGTCAACGCCTTTGGTTTACTGTGGCAATACGGTACTGCAACGCAGCGCTCCCGACTGTTGCGCTACGTGCGCGAGGGTGGCCTTCTCGGCGTGTGGAACGCGCCCGAGCCCGGTGCCCCGCTTCGACTGTTGGCCGACGGCTCTCATTTCCGGCTCTCGGGGTCAAAAATACATGCCTCCGGAGCCGGCGCAATCCGGCGGCCATTGCTGACAGCCCAGACGGCAGACGACCGTCTGCTGATGGTCTGGTGCGATGTCGGTGCGGCTCAAGTGGACACCTCGGGATGGCGCATGCAAGGCATGCGCGCCACCGCTACTGGAACGGTGCACCTCGACGGCGTTGTCGTCGACGCCATCGAATTGTTCGGAGCTGATGGGGATTACCATCGCCAACCGGCGTTCTCTGGCGGCGCCTGGCGGTTCCTGGCAGCGCAACTCGGGGCTGCCGGAGCACTGGTCGACGCGGTTCGGCAATCGCTCAACATCAGCGGGCGAGGTGAAAACCAGCATCAGAGCGCACGTCTGGCCGAGGCCAGCACGCGCCTGGAAACGGGACGGTTGTGGACGCAGGCGGCGGCACGGATGGCGGACGACCCAGGCCAGGACCCCCATGACGTCGTGATCTATACCGCCATGGCTCGTCTGGTCGTCGAAGAGGCAGCGATGGCCATCGTCGCCCTCGCCCAGCGCTCCATTGGCTTGCGTAGCCTGCACGAGGACCACGCTGCTGAACGCATTGCCCGCGACCTTGCGACCTATCTGCGCCAACCGGCGCCCGATGCGCTTCGCGACGCTGTCGCTGCGGACGCCCTCAAGTCCCACGGGCCGATGCTCGACCGGTGGCACTGATGAATCGACTCCCCTCCCTGCGCCCGCCACTTGGTTACCTGCATCGCATGGAGAAGCTGCCGCTATTCTCTCCAGAAGCGGTCCTGCAAGGCCGGTCACTCCTTGTCATCGCGCCGCACCCGGACGACGAAAGCCTGGGCGTCGGAGGGCTCCTGGCCGCGGCGGCGCGGCAGGGGACCAGCATCACGGTCTGTTTCCTCACCGACGGTGAGGCGTCGCACGTCGGGTCATTGACTTACCCCGC
This window harbors:
- a CDS encoding acyl-CoA dehydrogenase family protein, which encodes MTVHAFQPDGQAAREGALASLGRELPGIAALALHDDINGQFASHAVARMRDVGILSSVLPLEEGGAGLGTDRHATVTLFHVLSRLGAAHLSAARLFEGHVNAFGLLWQYGTATQRSRLLRYVREGGLLGVWNAPEPGAPLRLLADGSHFRLSGSKIHASGAGAIRRPLLTAQTADDRLLMVWCDVGAAQVDTSGWRMQGMRATATGTVHLDGVVVDAIELFGADGDYHRQPAFSGGAWRFLAAQLGAAGALVDAVRQSLNISGRGENQHQSARLAEASTRLETGRLWTQAAARMADDPGQDPHDVVIYTAMARLVVEEAAMAIVALAQRSIGLRSLHEDHAAERIARDLATYLRQPAPDALRDAVAADALKSHGPMLDRWH